The following nucleotide sequence is from Triticum dicoccoides isolate Atlit2015 ecotype Zavitan chromosome 7B, WEW_v2.0, whole genome shotgun sequence.
AGACACAAAACATTCAGTTTTTCTTTAGCAACTACAATTGCAGAGTGGATGGGTTCAATCTCTTTAGCTACATGTCAGCCAATTTTTTCTCCCCATTATCCTGCAGTGGACAGCAAAAAATACGGTAGAATTGATGGACTTGGCTACTCAAATCCTTTTCTTTATGTCCAAGTCATGATCAACTAGTCCTTGTCGTCACAAGTCACAACCACGTACCTCACATGGCTTTCTCCAGCCTCATTGCAACTGATTGGTTCATTCAGGTTCACATCTACATTTTTCAGAAAGAAAGCATCATGCATCTTCCCGGAAGCCTCCCTGAGTGCACGTTATGAGGTCAATGACCAAGTATAAGCCTGGACAGACAGAGCCTAGCTACAGCGAGCTAGCTTGGTCAATACAAACCTGCCACCAACACTATAAAAGGAGCCACCAATGCCTTCTAAGTATGCCCACATAGCTGCTACCTGTCAACCCACGAAACTCTACCTCACAGGTCACAAACCACTTGCCTTGCTTAGCGCCCGGCGGAGATGGGGACGGCGGCAGCAGGCTGGCTCATCGGCAAGGTGCTGAATATGCTGTCCGATGACTTGGTGGCCGCATACGTGGACAGCAAACAGCTCGGGCTCAACTCCGAGAAGATCAAAGGTGATCTCATGCGTACACGTGGACTTTTGCAAGCCGCCCAGGCGAGGGGCATGGGCGACAATGATGGTCTGCGTGAGCTGCTGCAGGCGCTCAACGCCAAATCCCATGAAGCTGAGGACGCACTGGATGAGCTCCACTACTTCGTCGTCCAGGACCAGCTTGACGGCACCCGGTACGCGGTGCCAGATCTTGGTGATGGCCTATCCGGTCTTCTTCAACATGGTTGTCATGCCGTTCGCCACACCATTGGTAATTGTCTTGCATATTTTTCTTGTTCGTGTGTGCATGATGGTGCTGGTGCTGCCGCTGCCGATAATCCATCCAGTTCAACCAACCCTGGCAACGGCAATGATGCTCCATTTGAGAGGCTGACATTTGACAGAGTTGCCATGTCCAAGAAAATTAAGTCAGTGATACAAGAAATGCACTCTCTATGTGCGTCTATCGCTGAGTTGCTCCACATAGATCCAGACCATATCAACACTCCAAATGTCACCCTAAAACGCCCTATTACAAGTTCAGTCATTGCACAAGTTACACTGTATGGTAGGACAGCTATTTTTGAGAAAACTAGAAAGGATATTATTGGTGGCACATATCAGAATAAAACCCTTTCCGTTCTTCCTATAGTTGGTCCAGGGGGTATTGGAAAGACAACCTTCACCCAACATCTATATAAGGATAAAAGCATAGAAGAGCATTTTGATGTTCGGGTTTGGGTAAGTGTACCAACTGATTTTGATCTGCTTAAGGTCAGCCAACAAATCCTTAGCTGTATAGAAGGAAGCAACACAGAAAATCAAACAACAAGTTTAGACCAGCTCCAAAAATCCATCGCACAAAGGCTTCAGTCTAAACGGTTTCTAATTGTCTTTGATGATATGTGGAAATGCAACATCCATGATTGGGATAACTTGTTAGCTCCATTCAAGGAGGAGGTATTATCCATGGGCAACATGGTTCTTGTCACAACTCGAATCCCAACTATAGCTAATATTGTGAAAACAACGCATGCAGTAGCACTAAAAGGACTTGAGCCTGCTGAATTATTCAGATTATTTGAAGAAATAATTTATTTTGGAACAAAGCCTGAGGATTATCGAGATGACTTAACTCACATTGCAAGAAAAATTTCAGAGAAGTTAAAGGGTTCACCTCTAGCAGCCAAGACAGTTGGTCGATTATTGAAGAGGGACATTTCTCTGGAGCATTGGGTGGGAGTTCTTGAACACAATGAGTGGCAAAAAGAGCAAAATGAGCATGACATTATGCCATCTCTAAGGATTAGTTATCATAACCTTCCTTTGCATCTGAAAAGATGTTTCTCATATTTTGCATTGTTCCCTGAAGATTATAATTTCAAGAACTTAGAAATCACATACTTTTGGATTTCCATAGGAGTCATAAACAAAGAGGATAAATATGTGGATGAATTTGTGGACAATGGGTTTCTCGTGAAGGACAATGATGGTTCTGAGGATCATTACTATGTATTGCATGATTTATTGCATGAACTATCTCGGAGTATTTCATCACAAGAATGTCTCAATATATATAGTAGTGAAAGTTTTAGATCTGATGTCATTCCACGATCTATTCGCTACATATCCATCACCATGGGAAATAGTTGCGATGCAATTTTTAGGAGAGAAATGTTTGAATTGAAGAGCAAGATAGATATTGTAAATTTACGGGCTTTGATGATCTTTGGAAAATACGGAACGGTCATTCATGAGACTTTGGAGGATACTTTCAAGGAAGTTGGGAGACTCCGTGTCCTATTTATAGAATTTAATTCCCTAGAAACCTGGCCGCACAACTTTTCAAAACTTATCCACCTCCGATGCCTCAAAATTAGTACATCATTATTCAGCTCACAAGTGACTTTGCCCATTACACTATGCGGGTTTTATCACTTAAAATTATTGGACTTAATAGGTTGGCATGGCAGTGTTAAATTGCCTAAAGACTTTAGCCGCCTAATAAGTTTACGACATTTATTTGCTAAAAATGAACTCCATTCCAATGTTACTATGGTTGGAAAGATGAAGTATTTAAAAGAGCTTAAACAATTCTATGTCAAGAAAGAGAGTGTTGGATTTGAATTGAGTGAGCTGGGGAAATTAACAGAGCTTGGAGGTGAACTCAATATATATAATCTTGAAAAGGGGGCAACTAAGGAAGAGGCTATTGAAGCCAAAATGGTTTTGAAAAGGGATTTCCCTTCTCCAATACGCTGACGACACCATTGTTATGGTCGAGGGATCCGCCCTTGAGATTTCCAACCTGAAGTTCCTCCTTCTGTGCTTCCAGCAAATGTCGGGCCTTACCATCAACTTCGACAAGAGCGAAGTGATGGTGCTCGGTTACCCCGCTGAGGAAGCTCAGTCCATTGCCGATCAACTTAACTGTCGGCTGGGTTCTTTCCCCACGACTTATCTGGGGATCCCCATCAGTGACTCGCGCCTCACCGTGGCGGACCTCCGCCCCACGGTGACCCGTATGCAGCATCGCGTGGAGCCCTGGAAAGGGCGTTGGCTGTCGAAGGCGGCCCGCGTGATTCTTATCAACTCCTCGCTGGCCAGCCTCCTGtggttcctcatgagcttctacagccttcaTGAGACGCTCCATCAGGAGATCGCCAAATACCAGTCCAGATTCTTCTGGGCAGGGGAGGAGGGCAAGCAGAAATATCACATGGTCAGCTGGCCAGATATTTGCAAACCCAAAGACCAGGGCGGTCTTGGGATCCTGTCCTCTCGGCGCATGAACATCGCCCTCCTGACCCGCTGGCTATGGCGCATTGCCAATGGCGAGGGAGGCCTCTGGCTTACTATCATCCAGAACAAATACCTACGTGGACAGCCCCTGGCGTTCTGCCAACGCTCGGGTGGTTCCCAGTTTTGGCAGGCTGTCGTCCAGCTGCTACCGGTTCTGCGTATAGGCACTTCCATCTCTGTGGGCTCTGGCGCCTCGACCTTTTTCTGGCTGGATAGATGGCTTGGGGACTCCCCTCTAGCCGCCCGGTTCCCCATCCTCTTCGATATTGTAGTTGACCCTCGGGTCTCTGTCGaggcggcccttattgacttagggcgcctcgcgttCCGCCGCCCTTTTGGACCTGCCGAGGTGGCTGCCTGGGATGATCTCCTCCAGGACATCGCCCTGCTGCCTATGGACGTGGCAGACGCTCCGGATGCCATCTCCTGGCGCCTAGACCCCTCCGTCCGcttctccaccaaatccctctacgCTGCCATTGCCCCCTCGTCAGCTCCGGAGCCCTTCGGCCTTCTCTGGGACATTCGCCTCCCACTTAAGATTCGGATCTTTCTGTGGCAGTGGATCCGCGGCCGCCTCCCGACCGGCGTGGAGGTCCTCAAGCGCCATGGTCCTGGTGATGGAATGTGCCCCTTGTGTGCCACGGTTGAGGATGCTAATCACATCTTCTTCTCGTGCTGCACGGCACAGTTCCTTTGGTCTTGTTTCCGCGAAACGGTTGGCGGACAGTGGTGCAATACCAACTTCCCTGACTTGCTTGCCGAAATTCAGGCCTCCCCCCTCGCTGCAGACATATTAGATGGCTGTGCGTCGGGGTGCTGGCCTGGACCTTGTGGACGGTTCGCAATAGGCTTGTCATTCAGAAGGTGCCCCTTCGACGTGCGACTGACTCCATCTTTAAAATGTGTGGttacttgcagctctggcggccgcttagccgccccccggACCGGGACGCCATCGATAGACTCCTCACCGACCTCCGTTCGTTGGCCTTCCGCCTGGCACCTCCGCTCCCGCCGCCACCCCCGGAGCCCGACTAGTGGATGATTCACTTCTGGCGCGTGTGCCTTTTTGGTTGTGTgtgttgggcttgttgagctgtgccctcagcaataCCCCTTGTTGCTTTCTTGTGCTTGGTCTTTGGGTGCGTGTGGACCTTGTGTTTGTGTGAACTTTGTGGTTGTGGC
It contains:
- the LOC119336027 gene encoding uncharacterized protein LOC119336027; its protein translation is MGTAAAGWLIGKVLNMLSDDLVAAYVDSKQLGLNSEKIKGDLMRTRGLLQAAQARGMGDNDGLRELLQALNAKSHEAEDALDELHYFVVQDQLDGTRYAVPDLGDGLSGLLQHGCHAVRHTIALAAA